Proteins from a genomic interval of Mycobacterium conspicuum:
- a CDS encoding nuclear transport factor 2 family protein, which yields MTPQDFADFEAIKQVKYRYLRALDTKNWDEYADTLTEDIKGDYGPSLGNELHFTNRTELVDYMRSALPANIITEHRVTHPEIAVTGDTATGTWYLQDRVIVADLDFMLIGAAFYHDTYRRTENGWKISVTGYDRTYDATMSLKGLDFKIKPGRALATS from the coding sequence ATGACCCCCCAAGATTTCGCCGATTTCGAAGCCATCAAGCAGGTCAAGTACCGCTACCTGCGCGCCTTGGACACCAAAAACTGGGACGAGTACGCCGACACGCTCACCGAGGACATCAAGGGCGACTACGGCCCGTCGCTCGGCAACGAGCTGCACTTCACCAACCGCACCGAGCTGGTGGACTACATGCGCTCGGCGCTTCCCGCGAACATCATCACCGAACACCGGGTCACCCATCCCGAGATCGCCGTCACCGGCGATACCGCAACGGGCACCTGGTACCTGCAGGACCGCGTCATCGTGGCGGACCTCGACTTCATGCTGATCGGTGCGGCGTTCTACCACGACACCTACCGGCGCACCGAGAACGGCTGGAAGATCAGCGTCACCGGCTACGACAGAACCTATGACGCCACAATGTCGTTGAAGGGCTTGGACTTTAAGATCA
- a CDS encoding TetR/AcrR family transcriptional regulator, which yields MKSIGSIAPTRRTTAPRKRGDDTRAKIIDETVRCIIEEGFAAATAKHVAERAGVTWGVIQYHFGDRNGLLMAVVDDGVARLVDSLSAAHVSELPLRERIEVVVDTAWSCYSSPTSMAAFEILRATRGGLGDSSRRHLLEMNSAIGGLGRLITDDPANAGVAEVIWATLRGVVLAQMVTGTDIDWSLERSALIDMVTRALQ from the coding sequence ATGAAGTCGATCGGGTCCATCGCTCCCACCCGGCGTACCACCGCGCCGCGCAAGCGCGGCGATGACACCCGCGCGAAGATCATCGACGAGACGGTGCGCTGCATCATCGAGGAAGGCTTCGCCGCCGCCACCGCCAAACACGTGGCCGAACGCGCGGGCGTGACCTGGGGCGTCATCCAGTACCACTTCGGCGACCGCAACGGCCTGCTGATGGCCGTGGTCGACGACGGGGTGGCCAGGCTGGTCGACAGCCTGTCGGCGGCGCACGTCAGCGAACTACCGCTGCGCGAACGCATCGAGGTCGTCGTCGACACCGCCTGGAGCTGCTACAGCAGCCCCACCTCCATGGCGGCCTTCGAAATCCTGCGGGCCACCCGCGGGGGCCTGGGCGACTCCTCGCGACGCCATCTGCTCGAAATGAACTCCGCGATCGGCGGGCTGGGTCGGTTGATCACCGATGACCCGGCCAATGCCGGTGTGGCCGAGGTGATTTGGGCCACGCTGCGGGGTGTGGTGCTGGCGCAGATGGTGACCGGGACCGACATCGACTGGAGCCTGGAGCGCAGCGCCCTGATCGACATGGTCACCCGTGCGCTGCAATGA
- a CDS encoding Hsp70 family protein: MYDPLGLSIGTTNLVAARDGSPPVARRAVLTLYPHCAPKIGVCADDSGFIEPGVPMSGFVERIGDSVALVSGDGSSHDPDLLMVEALDAMVVAVGADSSSSEITIAVPAHWKPAKIQALRNGLRTHVGFVRSGMAPRLVSDAVASLTAANAELELPDEGVFGLLDFGGGGTSATLLEAMNAGTDFEPICATMRCTDFSGSEIDQALLLRVFEELGHGSGIDPDSTAGVGQLAELREQCRAAKERLSTDTVTELEGVLGRRRCSMTVTRGELEDLIQDRLNSFIYSFDDLLRRNKKTWGDLAAVVTVGGGASIPLVAQRLSRHGRTSVLTVSQPALAAATGALALASRGEKLDLRTRSSIGLFTAFAGSGAIELPAGDVLVIDHDAMTDRELAWSQTELGEVPVRYADHAYDDDGAAGWSMRLNVIDEPREPAWRRLRLSQFIVGLCALVAMTAIGGVAYTLTGIENRQSPVVPSVAPRPSPPPPSAVPTVVPPPPSAAPVPTVAPIPSAEPPPPPPPPPSQPPPPPVVVTTVAPPPVITHTVTPPPTTAVTTTAPPPPPPSDTTTTPPPPPTTTSTTVPMTTEWIHVPLLPLPIPVPVPKSQAPANPAPQYPAPQYPQYPQSPQYPEYPGGGGYGQYPYSGSY, from the coding sequence ATGTACGACCCGCTTGGGTTGTCGATCGGGACCACCAACCTGGTCGCGGCTCGTGACGGCAGTCCGCCGGTAGCTCGCCGGGCTGTGCTGACGCTGTATCCGCACTGCGCACCGAAAATCGGTGTGTGTGCGGATGATTCGGGCTTCATCGAGCCCGGAGTGCCGATGAGCGGCTTCGTCGAGCGCATCGGCGACTCCGTGGCGCTGGTGTCTGGCGACGGATCCAGCCACGACCCCGACCTGTTGATGGTCGAGGCGCTGGACGCGATGGTGGTTGCCGTTGGCGCCGATTCGAGTTCTTCGGAGATCACGATCGCTGTTCCGGCACACTGGAAGCCGGCGAAGATACAGGCTTTGCGCAACGGCTTGCGCACGCATGTGGGCTTCGTCCGCAGCGGTATGGCACCGCGCCTGGTCTCGGACGCGGTCGCGTCGTTGACCGCGGCGAACGCCGAACTGGAACTCCCCGACGAAGGGGTGTTCGGACTGCTGGACTTCGGCGGCGGCGGCACCTCGGCCACCTTGCTGGAGGCCATGAACGCCGGAACCGACTTCGAACCCATTTGCGCCACAATGCGTTGCACCGACTTCTCGGGTAGCGAGATCGACCAGGCGTTGCTGCTGCGGGTCTTCGAAGAGTTGGGCCACGGCAGCGGCATCGACCCGGACAGCACCGCCGGCGTCGGGCAGCTCGCCGAACTGAGGGAGCAGTGCCGCGCCGCCAAAGAGCGGCTGTCCACCGATACGGTGACCGAGTTGGAGGGTGTGCTCGGGAGGCGCCGGTGCAGCATGACGGTGACGCGTGGCGAGCTCGAAGACCTGATCCAAGACCGGTTGAACAGCTTCATCTATTCCTTCGATGACCTGCTGCGGCGCAACAAGAAGACCTGGGGCGATCTCGCCGCGGTGGTCACGGTCGGCGGCGGCGCCAGCATTCCTCTTGTCGCACAACGGCTTTCGAGGCATGGTCGGACGTCCGTCCTGACTGTGTCGCAACCTGCGCTGGCGGCGGCCACCGGTGCATTGGCGTTGGCCTCGCGGGGCGAGAAGCTGGATCTGCGCACGCGGTCGTCCATTGGCCTTTTCACGGCGTTTGCCGGCAGCGGCGCCATCGAACTGCCCGCCGGCGACGTGCTGGTGATCGACCACGATGCCATGACGGATCGCGAGTTGGCCTGGTCGCAGACCGAATTGGGCGAAGTGCCGGTGCGCTACGCCGACCACGCCTACGACGACGACGGTGCCGCCGGCTGGTCGATGCGCCTCAACGTGATCGACGAACCGAGGGAACCCGCGTGGCGCCGACTTCGGTTGTCGCAGTTCATCGTTGGCCTGTGTGCCCTGGTGGCCATGACCGCCATCGGCGGGGTGGCCTACACGCTGACCGGCATCGAGAACCGCCAGTCTCCCGTCGTGCCGAGCGTCGCGCCCCGGCCGTCACCGCCGCCCCCCTCCGCGGTGCCCACCGTCGTCCCGCCGCCGCCGTCGGCGGCCCCGGTTCCCACCGTGGCGCCGATCCCCAGCGCCGAGCCGCCACCACCACCGCCACCGCCGCCGTCGCAACCCCCGCCGCCCCCGGTGGTGGTCACGACCGTGGCCCCGCCGCCGGTGATCACCCACACCGTGACGCCCCCGCCCACGACGGCGGTGACCACGACGGCGCCGCCTCCGCCGCCGCCGTCGGACACGACGACCACGCCGCCCCCGCCGCCGACGACCACCAGCACGACGGTGCCGATGACGACCGAGTGGATCCACGTTCCGCTGCTGCCGCTGCCGATACCGGTTCCCGTGCCGAAGAGTCAGGCGCCGGCGAACCCGGCTCCGCAGTACCCGGCTCCGCAGTACCCGCAGTACCCCCAGTCCCCGCAGTACCCCGAATATCCGGGCGGCGGTGGCTACGGGCAGTACCCGTACTCGGGCTCCTACTGA